The Juglans regia cultivar Chandler chromosome 10, Walnut 2.0, whole genome shotgun sequence genome includes the window TAGCAGTGTCGAAGATAATTTAAGCACTTGTGCACGTAACTATAAGTTTCAAATTCTAGTTCATTTTCAAGTTGTCAACAAAATTCCTAAACTCGGGGGCAAAATGgcgaaaaaacaaaaaccaaaaagcGTCATGGCAGTAGAGGCCCGGGCCTCGAGCTATTCATCAAAACCAAATCTCTCATGCTCAGCGCTTCTTCTTGCTTCCTTTCGCAGCACTGGATTTCGATGGGGTACTGATCAGGTACACAAACAGAACCATAATGGAGATCACAGATACGAGAGACCCATATTTTGCCAGCAACTTCTGCAAGTAGTaaggtttgaaatttttaaacgAGAAATGAAAAGGTACACAGTTTTGGAACCCCCAATGCAGACACAAGGCCAGTTTGTACAGAAGCATGACACAAGTTGCAAGTGTTTTTCCCCCCTAACATGCACATGAAGAGTGATAATCAGGAAACCATGCACGAGAGTCATCCACGTTTGGAGACCAACATTCTAATTTATTTGCCTCTATAGTTTCTTGAAGATCTGTGAGTATTGCATCATCCTCCACAGTCAAGGAGATTATAGTGCTCCAAGATAAGGGGGGTCTATTGCACCACATGCAAAACAATGcatttcaatttatattatcCATGCGCATGTCAAATTAACTTTCAAAACCTAGACAGTTCAAAGAATAAAATGGACGATTCGTACCTTGGCCTGTGAAAATGTGGCCCCAAGAGAAGACAATTGCATgcagaaaacaaaacaatgctTACGTTAACACAGTCAAGATTTTCAAATCCGAAAGCTGAGTGTATACGTCTAGGGAAAACTTACCCACTCAAACTTCTTCTCCGGGGGTCTATCTGCAAGTACATCTAAAGGCAAGATTGGAGTTGAGTATGCTTCCTAAAACAAGAACCAGTCAGAAGATCAAATATCAACCAACCCCTAGAAAAATAGTCATTGTCGCAAATCCAGACCTGCAGGGCAGCCTTTGTGGGGATGCGGAATGTAATGACAGCTGGAGCACCATAGAACAATCCTTTTGCTTTGCCCTCCAACTCAAAAGAGTGCGTTAGAAGACCACCCCTGCAAACCAAATTATCGGAAATTACCAAATGGAAACATATATGGAACAAGCTTTCTGTTTGAGAAAGGAATTTTCATTAACAAAGGCATTACTTACGCATCAAGCCTTTCCCATGAGATTGAAGTGTTACCACTTACAACTTCGAATAAATCTTGAGGCCAGCTATTGTCAGTAAGGATTACATCATATGCAGTCCtggaaaacagagaaaaatacaaaactactTGTAGCCGAAGAAGATCATATGAAGACAATAAGACAATTCAAGAGGTTCACAAAACAACTTCAATATGATTTTACCAGTTAACACGAAACTAATAACCTATTATAAGTTACCAAGACTCGAAGTGGAGGGATATGAATTAGAAAAAACAATTCCAGAATAAAGGATGGTAACCCGCTGACTCCATTCTTCTTGGGTAATTCAAACCAAACCCACTGCACATATATAGAGGGAGTATTCCACCCAACCCTCCCAATTTTGACCACAACGACCATATATTTAACTTTCTATAAGCCCATAGAAACAGAAAGGGCATGCAGAAAATCAACCTACAAATCATAACTAGCAGGAGGAAGTAAAAATAGGGCTCCCATACCTCATAAGAGGAACCCTTGGCCCCATTCCCCAGTCTCCAAAGCCAGAGAACTGACATATcactttgtttgtttgtttcatttttcttaaacttccaGTATGGTTCCCtgcattatcattattttaactTTCCATTAACGTAATATCCCATTGCCCAACCATCTCTCCATCAAATTGTACAATGCTCGGGGAATTTCATCACTATGATGTACCATTGCCTTACAATAAACTACAATTCTATCCCTTGACAACCATTCTCAAACCAACCAATTAAGACAGGCTACAATACGATCATCAAACACTAACTTTTAAAAGATCCTTAATTTTCGTTACTTTACTGCATCTCACTAAGATGTTGAGGTGGCAAAACTGGGAATTTGAACTAAAATAATTGTTGTAAAAAATGGAGTTGGGGGACAGAAGAGAGAACTGCCGAGAAAAGAGAAGATGgcatgaaaatgaaagatattatTGCACTGTATATGATTCCTACACATGAGAGGTATTTATATACAACACTTGAGCTTAAATCCTTTGTTAACAAACTAACCACTTATAACTAATTTGTAACTAATAGCTAACAGTAGTTACAATTCTAATACTCCCCCCTCAAGCTGGAACAACTTGAAGTACACAAAACTATTGCAAACAAGAAACAAATCTATTACAAGTACATAAAATTGTACATGGCAAAATCTCTATACTCAAGCAAGTTCTATGCAAACAAATCCACTTGGATGATGGCCGCCCTTGACTTCTTTTTGTGAACACCCCATCTGACAAAAGCTTCCATGGCCATCCAATCACTTCTCACGacagattagttttttttataattaataaagtttATTCATCTTCAATAACAAGACCCAAATTGACTTGCAAACACTGCTATTCACGCTAACCATGGTGGGAATGGAAATGAAAACCCCCATTGGCTCTAGCGAagtggaaggagagagagagagagagagagagagagagagagagagagagaagaaggggaGAAAGGAACACCGAATATACAtcagattttgtttttcttttcttgttttttttttaaatttcaccAAAACTATGCTGGAAATCATTTGAACACACCAGAACAAAGCTGGAATAATGCTAAACCGGTGGAAAATGCCCTGAACCGGAAAGCAAATGTCCTAACAGAGTTGAAGGAGAAAGAAGAGGGATATACCAGAGAAGAAAgagatttgaagaaaatcaACTTTTACGGTCTATGGAAGCTTTTACTGAGTAACTTTGAGAAGGAGGAATATACCATGAACTAGACTTTTATTTAATTGCAAATGGGCCAGAGTATGTTTAACAAGTCTTGGAATAAAGCAGGGATAGCCTCATTCCAGATAATCAGTGCAATAACCAAACAGCAGTCGTCTTCTACCTTGAGATGTTTCCGATCATGATTCCAGCACTAACAACTGTAGCAATCACCACAGAACTCACCGGAGCAATCAGGAGAACATAAAACATCACAACCACCAAAGATCATAAAAACATCCATTCTTTTTCACTaaggtgttgtgggatgagatctttagaaGAGTCGATGTTGCATGGGTGCTGCCTTTGAGGTTGGTGGATTTATTGGCTTGTTGGAGGGAGATTCAGGGCTATtgtcaagtggcagcagtgtggaaaatgattccgttatgcatcatgtggtgtattagGTCAAAAAGAAACAAGCGTtgttttgaagatagggagcgtaCAATGGCGAAACTACAGAATTTTTTCTTACACactttaatgctttggttttcagccattgtgctGAACGGAAGCAATGTGCACGACTTCCTCTCTTTATTCTCTTGATCTTAGAAtttatttaggtgttcttttgtatacttcctgtgtacacaggctatgcctatttcattcgtattaatataattactcttataaaaaaaaaaaaaaaacaccatcaACATCAAGAATGAGAAAAACAGAACACTGCCAAAATCAGCACAAAGTTCACTGGAATGATCACCAACGATCACAGAGAATTGCAAGAAACACCATAGATTGCATGGAACGTGCAATCACGGTCACTTTGCAAATGAAATTGCCGAGAAtttcaagttttctttcttttgattcAGCAAAACGAAGAgagatgaaaaagaaactagaatGAACGAAATCTTCATGAGAACAGAACTCTAAAGAAATTCACAGAGGCACAGCCCTCATGTGGGCGGCCCACACGGGCAGAGTAGCAATATGCGGAAGCTTTTCTTAgaaaagctctgataccatgtcagaaATGGAGTTGGGGGATAGAAGAGAGAACTACCGAGAGAAGAGAAGATGgagtgaaaatgaaagatattatTGCAATGAAAGTAGTGATTGAGATGAAGTATGGTGGATTAGgggagggttggtgtactagagaagttagaggcatctatggagtggggctatggaaacatataagaagagggtgGGAGGCATTTCATCATCGTACTCGGCTTCAACTGGGTACAGGGTccaggatcagattttggaaggatgtttggtgtggtaaCAACGCCCTTCAAGATTTGTTTCCTTTACTTTTCCTAATTGCAAGTGATAAAGATGTTACAGTGGCAGAGCTTATGGGAAGAGTGGATGGGAGTACAcactggaatatcaatttcatccGGGCGGCACAAGACTGGGAGATCGAGAGTTTTGTAGACTTGTATAGTCTGTTGTATTCTTGTCGTCCGAATATCCAGCAGGAAGATGGGTTGTGGTGGACTCCAGTGGGGAGAGGGGTATTCACAGTTAGATCcttttataaggttctcacacaagaacctGAGACACAATTTCcttggagaaggctttggaaGAACAAGACTCCACCCATAgcttccttttttgtttggacagcatCCTTAGGTAAGATTCTCACtacagataatctgagaaagaggaggataatcattatagattggtgctgcatgtgtaaaAGTGAGGGTAAGTCGGTGAATcatctacttttacattgtgaggttgccaGGTCTCTCTGGTATGAGGTGCTTAATAGAATGGATCTAGCGTGGGTGATGCTAGAATCTGTGGCGGAAATGTTGGCAAGCTGGACCTCTATTAGAGGTGTGCAACAGATCAAAgcggtttggaaaatgattccgaattgtatcatgtggtgcttgtggaagGAACGCAATGagcggacatttgaagacaaagagagatctttggcagagcttaaagttttcttttttaggactctttgtacttgggctattaCTGTAAACTTCAATGGcatgaactttcatgatttcttagtttctaacgTGCCTACGTAGATAAGGCATAAAGACATTTGTAACTGGCACTTTGTTGTctttattgaaataataattcttgtttacctatcaaaaaatatCCTCTGTTAACAAACTGACCACCTCTAACTAATTTGTAACTAATAGCTAACAGTAGTTACAATTCTAATATCGGTATTTTAAAAATTCCGTGCGCCGTTATTCAAAAAAGAAGGAGACGAACCTCGTCCtggttaaaacttaaaacccaACAAGGATGCTCTTTTTCTCATTTGAAGACACTCAATCCGATACagaaaattaacataaaaatataaccaTGAAAAGCCAAAGATTCAAATTATACATCTACAGGTctactaaaaaaaatcagaaagccAATTTTTAGGGACCACTCTCATTATAAGATAAATCAAACAACGCATGCAACCATTTAATTGGATCTACTACACAGGCCAAAGGAAAACCCAGatctaaataaaaattgttcaaAAAAGTGTGAGATTTGGGGAAAGTACGAGGATCCTTGGTTGTAGATGTCTACGGAGACGGAGACGTGTTCGGCGCCGGACTTAAGCCTGGTGAGGGAGGCCTTCTTGTGCGCCACGATGAAGGGTACGTCTACTGAGCTTccaagagagaaagagaccaGCAAAAGAGAAATCAAACCGAAGATCAGGTATGATCGAGCCATGGGTGTGGTTGGGGGTTGAGAATTCTGGTGGCCAGAGACGGAGACTCTCAGAATTAGTCAGACTCCTACGTACCGTAGTTGATGACTAGTGTAATCCTCATGTGCCAGTTTGAAGGCCCAGGCCCAGTCAAAACTTGggtcaacaaaaacaaaatgcttGATAACTAATTACCCCTCCAGCAAGAAAAGTAATGATAGCTAGAAACAGTCctgatttctataaatttagtatttataagagttgaatttatttttaaaagattaattttattatttaaattttatatttattattaaaagaaaaacaaaattctattcGGTctctaagtttatttttcagataGATTATTTGACGTAGCAATACCATCTTACAGCGTCatgtcatattaaaaaataaaaaataaaacgtaacacttttttattatttaaaggTAGATCAATTTCttgttctatatattttttattattaataacaaTGACTATAAAACAAGGGCcctattatattttctttggcacgataaaatagaaatgaaattttgagatcatgttttgaaaataatggaGATTGATGGAAACTAACTGAATGATATATTGTAGATGCACCTGCAAGAACCATAGTTTCTGCATGGTAGATCCACCTGCTTAACAAGAGAGAATGCCTAACACGAGATCTAATTAGAGCCTGTCAGTTTAGCCTAGATGACTTGCGTGCGTGCGGGGGAACCAACTACAAAGGTTAATAATGCCGATCAACACTTATAACTTCTGCATGCAAGTAGCAGGCAAGTCATCCTCGGCAACCAAATGGATCGTCTTCAAAATTAAAGCGATTTACCATGCAGAAACTATGGTTATTGCAGCTGGATCTACTATAAATGAACTACGGCGAGCACTCGAGCAGtacatgttaattttgtttggatttatCAGTTAAGAGGAGGTAGGCATGTGAACAGCTGAGCTATTTTAGCCAGGTGTGTATTCCTATTCTATTCTTTAATAAGCAAAAAACTGAACTCGTCATCCACAATGCTTTATGATGTGCGATGAACTCTATTTCCGGAACTCTATTTGATAAAGAATTCATTCAGGGTGATGTGATGCACCCTGAATGAATTCTTTTCAAGTGACTGAAATCTAGAAGTGTGTGTTCCTTACTTTTAAATACTTGCCTGTTTGTCTAGTTATTAACTTTCAGAGCTGCCCTCTCTTGATTTAGTTTGTTTTCCTATGTATTATCAAGGTTATCACTGCTTGTCATGATATCATATGATCATACGGAGACTATTAATGGTATGGAA containing:
- the LOC109001863 gene encoding translocon-associated protein subunit beta-like isoform X1; translation: MARSYLIFGLISLLLVSFSLGSSVDVPFIVAHKKASLTRLKSGAEHVSVSVDIYNQGSSTAYDVILTDNSWPQDLFEVVSGNTSISWERLDAGGLLTHSFELEGKAKGLFYGAPAVITFRIPTKAALQEAYSTPILPLDVLADRPPEKKFEWAKKLLAKYGSLVSVISIMVLFVYLISTPSKSSAAKGSKKKR
- the LOC109001863 gene encoding translocon-associated protein subunit beta-like isoform X2, encoding MARSYLIFGLISLLLVSFSLGSSVDVPFIVAHKKASLTRLKSGAEHVSVSVDIYNQGSSTAYDVILTDNSWPQDLFEVVSGNTSISWERLDAGGLLTHSFELEGKAKGLFYGAPAVITFRIPTKAALQEAYSTPILPLDVLADRPPEKKFEWAKTPLILEHYNLLDCGG